One genomic region from Mangifera indica cultivar Alphonso chromosome 17, CATAS_Mindica_2.1, whole genome shotgun sequence encodes:
- the LOC123200602 gene encoding endoribonuclease YBEY, chloroplastic-like, whose protein sequence is MFPRLSPLFRSLASSTTPPMARIVTRFPIAKPLLLSSSTISLSPYNTKPFPTPSFSKSSVFGRKFHALCTGKYEKMFKPSVKIFAERREYRKVKRRATKSKEKELELDVSICIENELPDDPEISNIAELLRLNAPMLMKSAFDGLNDSKYKTRDTSIKDLGGFESIELSILLCNDDFIRKLNKEWRDEDHATDVLSMSQHVPELELPVLMLGDIVISVETAARQAEERGHSLLDEIRILMVHGLLHLLGFDHEISEEAEAEMEKEEESLLKSLGWKGKGLIQSAYDSETNANLHIEQSDDRKKEGSLRFYKPKFSYIFCDMDGTLLNSESQISFANAKALKEALSRGVKVVIATGKTRPAVLNVLKRVDLAGRDGIISEFSPGVFLQGLLVYGRQGREIFRRDLDPDVCKEAFHYSWEHKIPVIAFSEHRCLTLFDHPLVDTLHTIYHEPKAEIMPSIEHLLAAADIQKLIFLDTAEGVSSTIRPYWSEAARERANVVQAVPDMLEIVPPGTSKGSGVRLLLDHLSVSAKEIMAIGDGENDNEMLELASLGVALSNGSEKAKAVANVIGASNDEDGVADAIYRYAF, encoded by the exons ATGTTCCCTCGCCTCTCTCCTCTCTTCCGCTCTCTCGCTTCCTCCACCACTCCTCCTATGGCGCGTATCGTTACGCGGTTCCCTATCGCCAAGCCTTTACTTCTCTCTTCTTCcaccatctctctctctccttacAACACCAAGCCCTTTCCCACCCCATCTTTCTCCAAATCCTCCGTATTTGGACGGAAATTCCACGCGCTATGTACCGGAAAATATGAGAAGATGTTTAAACCATCCGTCAAGATCTTCGCCGAGAGGAGAGAGTACCGGAAAGTAAAGAGACGCGCCACCAAgagtaaagaaaaagaattggaGCTCGACGTTAGTATTTGCATTGAAAACGAGCTGCCTGATGACCCTGAAATCTcg AATATAGCAGAACTGCTTCGACTGAATGCGCCGATGTTGATGAAGTCGGCCTTTGATGGTTTGAATGATTCAAAGTACAAAACAAGAGACACTTCTATAAAAGACTTGGGTGGTTTCGAAAGTATTGAGTTGTCTATACTCCTTtgtaatgatgattttattcgTAAGCTTAACAAAGAATGGAGGGACGAGGACCATGCTACTGATGTTCTCTCCATGTCACAGCATGTTCCTGAACTAGAACTTCCAGTT CTGATGTTAGGTGACATTGTAATTTCAGTTGAAACGGCTGCAAGACAAGCTGAGGAAAGAGGGCATTCACTTCTTGATGAAATACGCATCCTCATG GTTCATGGGCTGTTACATCTTTTGGGTTTTGATCATGAGATTAGTGAGGAGGCCGAAGCAGAAATGGAGAAGGAGGAAGAATCTCTTTTGAAGAGTCTTGGGTGGAAGGGAAAAGGATTGATACAGAGTGCATATGATTCTGAAACTAATGCAAATCTTCATATTGAGCAGTCGGATG ACAGGAAGAAAGAAGGAAGTCTCCGATTCTATAAACCAAAGTTCAGTTATATCTTCTGCGATATGGATG GTACACTTTTGAACAGTGAAAGTCAAATTTCATTTGCAAATGCTAAAGCATTGAAGGAGGCATTGTCAAGGGGTGTAAAGGTGGTGATAGCCACTGGAAAA ACTCGTCCAGCTGTGCTAAATGTTTTGAAGAGGGTTGACTTGGCTGGTAGAGATGGCATTATTTCGGAGTTCTCTCCAGGGGTTTTCTTACAG GGATTGCTTGTTTATGGTAGACAGGGTCGGGAAATTTTCAGAAGAGATTTAGATCCAGATGTCTGCAAAGAG GCATTTCACTACTCTTGGGAGCATAAGATTCCTGTTATCGCATTCAGCGAGCACCGTTGCTTAACACTATTTGATCATCCACTCGTTGACACACTGCATACTATATATCATGAGCCTAAG GCCGAGATCATGCCTTCCATTGAACATCTCTTGGCTGCTGCTGACATACAG AAGCTAATCTTTTTAGACACTGCCGAGGGAGTATCTTCTACCATAAGACCGTACTGGTCAGAAGCTGCTAGGGAGCGTGCCAATGTTGTTCAAGCCGTTCCAGACATGCTTGAAATTGTACCCCCTGGGACCTCAAAGGGAAGTGGGGTAAGGTTGCTGCTTGATCATTTGAGTGTCTCTGCAAAGGAG ATAATGGCAATTGGTGATGGTGAGAATGATAACGAGATGCTTGAACTGGCTTCACTGGGTGTTGCTCTCAGTAATGGATCTGAGAAGGCAAAAGCTGTTGCTAATGTAATTGGTGCTAGCAACGATGAAGACGGTGTAGCCGATGCCATTTATCGGTATGCCTTCTGA